One Nitrospinota bacterium genomic region harbors:
- a CDS encoding formylglycine-generating enzyme family protein, translated as MIKVPGGKFKSGQDKKSENVKEFQIDKYEVSYSEYRKVDKTMEIPAGMENHPVADVSYEDAEKYCKAVGKRLPTALEWEKAARGEDGRTYPWGDTFEAENVNSQEAGIGGSAPINSNPKGKSPYGVFNMSGNISEWVDSWDSAQKKYRILLGGSYFDDASGVTTTSTLKSIPDDIHPYSGFRCAK; from the coding sequence ATGATAAAAGTTCCTGGTGGAAAATTTAAATCCGGACAGGATAAAAAGAGTGAAAATGTAAAAGAGTTCCAAATAGACAAATATGAAGTCTCTTATTCTGAATATCGCAAGGTTGATAAGACCATGGAAATCCCTGCCGGGATGGAAAACCATCCAGTTGCCGATGTTTCTTATGAAGATGCTGAAAAATACTGCAAGGCTGTCGGAAAAAGACTCCCTACCGCTCTTGAATGGGAAAAGGCCGCCAGAGGGGAAGATGGAAGAACCTATCCATGGGGCGACACATTTGAAGCTGAAAACGTCAACTCCCAGGAAGCCGGTATTGGCGGTTCCGCGCCTATCAACAGCAATCCAAAAGGCAAAAGCCCTTACGGTGTTTTTAATATGAGCGGCAATATTTCCGAATGGGTTGACAGCTGGGATAGCGCTCAGAAAAAATATCGCATTCTTCTGGGTGGATCGTATTTTGATGACGCCTCCGGCGTTACTACTACTTCCACTCTCAAAAGCATACCTGACGATATCCATCCCTACAGCGGATTTCGTTGCGCCAAGTAG
- a CDS encoding ABC transporter substrate-binding protein yields MITGCSKSGVEQKAKDGESQTEAAQTAQTDNMEDITKGPMTAPVIDKNFKLAKMSNDGDMAAPVAGFGQKSEQEIMQEKPRKPSIAVIGPLNGELDIYGIETSNGAEMASDAVDAMGGINGQEFELLVIDTKGEIIQARMAFEAAVSREVLAIVGAATSEVSFSSTKLINDNQVIMVSAGSRRRLGDSGPYNFRITLNEKSAVRSLIDYIKTSKKWKKVAIFSTVANDYSIQLSAAFKIEALEQEMDITHEIHLWPTTMTHLAEGDSSIPDQIAKLKSNMPDALFFSGEGAEANEIVKEMRKQGVKIPLIGSEDLMVPEYLALGEEINGTVTYGGFNPHSEKYNVKKFVKEYTDRFGHEPTRMAALSFDAYNLLYEAIKKSPSLRPSHVRNALVAIKNYNGVTGRITFDETGEAIKEPFIFEVQKKNKGFEFVGVREPS; encoded by the coding sequence TTGATAACAGGGTGCTCTAAAAGCGGGGTGGAGCAGAAAGCGAAAGACGGCGAGAGCCAGACTGAAGCCGCTCAAACAGCTCAAACCGATAATATGGAGGACATCACAAAGGGGCCGATGACTGCTCCTGTTATTGACAAAAACTTTAAGTTGGCAAAAATGTCCAATGATGGGGATATGGCGGCTCCTGTTGCCGGATTTGGACAAAAATCCGAACAGGAGATAATGCAGGAAAAACCGAGAAAACCGTCAATCGCTGTAATAGGACCGCTGAACGGTGAACTTGATATTTACGGAATTGAGACCTCAAACGGAGCTGAAATGGCTTCGGATGCCGTTGATGCCATGGGGGGCATTAACGGACAGGAATTTGAACTATTGGTGATAGACACCAAAGGGGAGATAATCCAGGCCAGAATGGCGTTTGAAGCCGCCGTATCACGGGAAGTTCTCGCCATTGTAGGGGCGGCGACCTCGGAAGTGAGTTTTTCTTCCACAAAACTGATAAATGATAACCAGGTAATAATGGTTTCAGCAGGCTCCCGCCGACGATTAGGCGACAGCGGACCATATAACTTCAGGATCACCTTGAATGAAAAGTCGGCCGTAAGATCGCTGATCGATTACATCAAGACCAGCAAGAAATGGAAGAAGGTCGCGATTTTCAGCACTGTCGCAAACGATTACTCCATTCAGCTTTCCGCGGCATTCAAAATTGAAGCCTTGGAACAGGAGATGGATATAACCCACGAAATACATCTCTGGCCCACAACAATGACGCATCTCGCGGAAGGTGACAGCTCCATTCCCGACCAGATAGCAAAACTGAAATCGAATATGCCGGACGCCCTGTTCTTTTCGGGGGAAGGCGCTGAGGCAAATGAGATAGTAAAAGAGATGAGAAAACAGGGGGTAAAGATCCCGCTAATTGGTTCGGAAGACCTTATGGTTCCCGAGTATCTTGCCCTTGGCGAGGAGATAAACGGAACAGTGACCTATGGCGGGTTCAATCCGCACTCGGAAAAGTACAATGTTAAGAAATTTGTAAAGGAATACACCGACAGGTTTGGTCATGAACCGACCAGGATGGCGGCATTGAGCTTTGACGCCTATAACCTTCTATATGAGGCTATCAAGAAATCCCCCTCACTGCGTCCAAGCCATGTTCGCAATGCTCTCGTTGCCATTAAAAATTATAACGGCGTCACGGGAAGGATCACTTTCGATGAAACCGGAGAAGCCATAAAGGAGCCGTTTATTTTTGAAGTGCAAAAGAAAAATAAAGGTTTTGAATTTGTTGGAGTAAGGGAGCCGAGTTGA
- a CDS encoding formylglycine-generating enzyme family protein, protein MSCLLGKIDHASAGSNPKDMVLVPEGEFVKGSTDDEVSKLKKMYGEREIYKLYPFDKEVPAKKVYLKSFYIDRHEVTNREYEKFVKETNYPPPLNWEEGTFASGKGDFPVLYVSRTDAMKYAKWAGKRLPTEDEWEKASRGTDGRVYPWGNTFDPYKSVTAESDLKFLLGALCEFGTANKIELAPGDVSPFGVHDMAGNVREWTATLEMADSEKAVVKGGSWLDLSVNARAAHREIIPGDSVSHIIGFRCAKDVE, encoded by the coding sequence TTGTCCTGTCTTTTAGGGAAGATCGACCATGCGTCGGCAGGGAGTAATCCCAAGGATATGGTACTTGTGCCGGAGGGTGAGTTTGTAAAGGGGAGCACCGATGATGAGGTCAGTAAACTGAAAAAAATGTATGGCGAAAGGGAAATTTACAAACTATACCCCTTCGACAAAGAGGTGCCGGCAAAAAAGGTATACCTGAAATCGTTCTATATTGACAGGCATGAAGTTACAAACAGGGAATATGAAAAGTTCGTAAAGGAAACGAACTATCCCCCACCCTTGAACTGGGAAGAGGGAACATTTGCATCCGGTAAAGGGGATTTTCCCGTTCTATACGTTTCGCGGACAGACGCCATGAAATATGCAAAATGGGCAGGGAAGAGACTCCCTACTGAAGATGAATGGGAAAAAGCATCGCGGGGCACCGATGGACGCGTCTACCCATGGGGCAATACTTTTGATCCGTACAAATCCGTGACTGCCGAATCAGATTTGAAATTTCTCCTTGGAGCGCTTTGTGAATTTGGGACCGCAAACAAGATCGAACTTGCGCCTGGGGATGTCAGTCCGTTCGGAGTTCATGATATGGCCGGAAACGTGAGGGAATGGACCGCCACATTGGAGATGGCTGATTCCGAAAAGGCCGTTGTAAAAGGGGGTTCCTGGCTGGATTTGTCGGTTAACGCGAGAGCCGCTCACAGGGAAATAATTCCCGGCGACTCGGTCAGTCATATTATAGGGTTCAGGTGCGCGAAGGATGTTGAATAG
- a CDS encoding ATP-binding protein, translated as MFNRIWKKFAFVLLVVSILPIGYFGYQNLKDARSSVIEDTLKTIFLNCVTRGKDIERSFLNAYSDINYLRSNLVMQFYTDNEKKGEGVKDYWKVFLEQEFMIFLSLKPGYSRIGFLDEYGMEVVVVFRSGKNMIALSEDKKRNRLTSAYYEQAAIQDKFGIAAIPMRSSVDPGLDLKSITLIRYATKVFDREGRPQGVIFLDLDGSEISNSLSNTTFKKRRPAAMITSAGNFIYNPFAEEEENISRVQYDYNINTKFPSDVVAQILSGRPGIIADNPDYLFAFSPVFPKANDHKYFYVIFDRYAHDRFNPMLDTIKRKYILASILVMIFCIGAALLVAQALTRNIEKLQEGTKNLKDNRFNFRLDIRSGDEIEALAKAYNLMADALQDYSESLESKVEERSRHIQKVESRLMQAEKLAAVGFLAAGVAHEINNPISIIITRLELMMKAFDKGKLDGIRDDLNVLHNHAIRIGRITSDLLTFSRMKSNVCESVDLNAVITRVVNLVEMPLNKKKISLKLELEEKLPEVWANTQGIDQVVYNIVYNAFQATDVGGNIWISTARHDDDNIEIKIRDNGKGISKDSIERVFEPFYTTKEVGQGTGLGLSISYGLIQDFGGSISVESEIGVGTLFTIILAAASSKSGKTRKEMITG; from the coding sequence ATGTTTAATCGCATTTGGAAGAAATTCGCTTTCGTGCTTCTGGTGGTTTCGATACTTCCAATCGGGTATTTCGGCTACCAGAATCTCAAGGATGCCCGCTCGTCCGTAATCGAGGATACCCTTAAGACCATTTTCCTCAACTGCGTTACCAGGGGAAAGGATATTGAAAGGTCGTTCTTAAACGCATATTCGGATATCAACTACCTGCGATCCAATCTGGTCATGCAGTTCTATACCGACAACGAAAAAAAAGGGGAGGGGGTAAAGGATTACTGGAAAGTCTTCCTGGAGCAGGAATTCATGATATTCCTTTCATTAAAACCTGGTTATTCCCGCATCGGTTTTCTCGATGAATACGGGATGGAGGTTGTTGTCGTTTTTAGAAGCGGGAAAAACATGATTGCTTTAAGCGAAGACAAAAAGAGGAACAGGCTCACCTCGGCTTACTATGAACAGGCCGCAATACAGGATAAGTTCGGAATCGCGGCTATACCGATGAGAAGTTCGGTGGATCCCGGTCTTGACCTGAAATCCATTACACTCATACGTTACGCAACCAAGGTGTTCGACAGGGAGGGAAGGCCACAGGGGGTCATTTTCCTCGATCTCGACGGTAGCGAAATATCAAATTCCCTCAGCAACACGACATTCAAGAAAAGGCGGCCGGCGGCTATGATAACGAGCGCCGGAAATTTCATATATAACCCTTTTGCCGAAGAAGAGGAAAATATATCCCGCGTACAGTACGACTACAACATAAACACAAAGTTTCCAAGCGACGTTGTTGCCCAGATACTCTCAGGAAGGCCGGGAATCATTGCGGATAATCCCGATTATCTCTTCGCTTTCAGCCCGGTCTTTCCAAAGGCCAATGACCACAAATATTTTTACGTCATCTTCGACCGGTATGCGCATGACCGGTTCAATCCTATGCTCGATACGATAAAAAGGAAATATATTCTCGCTTCCATATTGGTCATGATTTTCTGCATAGGAGCCGCTCTCTTAGTCGCGCAGGCGCTTACGCGAAACATCGAAAAATTGCAGGAAGGGACGAAAAACCTCAAAGATAACCGGTTCAACTTCAGACTCGATATAAGATCTGGCGATGAGATCGAGGCTCTGGCAAAAGCCTATAATCTGATGGCTGACGCTCTGCAGGATTACAGTGAGTCGCTGGAAAGCAAGGTGGAAGAGCGCTCCCGCCACATACAGAAAGTGGAAAGCAGGCTTATGCAGGCGGAGAAGCTGGCGGCTGTCGGGTTCCTTGCCGCCGGCGTGGCCCACGAGATAAACAATCCGATATCAATAATCATCACAAGGCTAGAATTGATGATGAAAGCCTTCGATAAGGGGAAATTGGACGGTATACGGGATGATCTCAATGTCCTGCATAATCACGCTATAAGGATCGGGCGTATTACGAGCGACCTCCTGACATTCTCAAGAATGAAGTCAAACGTCTGCGAATCGGTTGACCTGAATGCCGTAATAACGCGCGTGGTAAATCTTGTGGAGATGCCGCTAAATAAAAAGAAAATTTCCCTGAAGCTGGAGCTCGAAGAAAAACTTCCTGAAGTATGGGCGAACACCCAGGGTATAGACCAGGTCGTATACAACATTGTTTATAACGCGTTCCAGGCAACGGATGTAGGCGGGAACATCTGGATATCTACCGCACGGCACGACGATGACAACATAGAAATAAAAATAAGGGACAACGGGAAGGGGATATCAAAGGATTCCATCGAGCGGGTTTTCGAGCCGTTTTACACGACAAAGGAGGTAGGGCAGGGCACCGGTCTGGGCCTATCCATCAGTTACGGACTGATCCAGGATTTTGGCGGTTCGATCAGCGTTGAGAGTGAAATTGGTGTTGGTACTCTTTTTACGATTATTCTTGCGGCGGCTTCTTCAAAAAGTGGAAAAACCAGGAAAGAGATGATAACCGGGTAG